The following nucleotide sequence is from Zea mays cultivar B73 chromosome 1, Zm-B73-REFERENCE-NAM-5.0, whole genome shotgun sequence.
GATATAGATCTGACCTTGTTAATTGTAATGACATTATGTGAAGGTTACTGGGAAAGTAAAGCGTCCTTCTATTGTATTTCCTTCTGCTGCAAGAAGAATGGATACTCTCAATGATCTATTAGCAGCAAGTGATCTAGTTTCGCTTCATTGTGCATTGACAAATGATACAACACATATACTTAATGCTGAGCGCCTTCAGCACATAAAACCTGGTAAGACGTGCTTTACTTGCTTCCTTCTTTTTTCTGTTTTAGCCCCTCCTTTTGGCAGTCGCATGCTCTCTGCATTATAATTAGTTTTCTATTTTTATGTTCATGCTATAAGCCTATAACACATTGTTGATGACTACCTTCTGAATGTTGCAGGAGCGTTCATAGTCAACACTGGTAGCTGTCAGCTCATAGATGACTGTGCACTCAAACAACTCTTGATTGATGGCACTATCGCTGGGTGTGCATTAGATGGCGCTGAAGGCCCCCAGTGGACGGAAGCATGGGTATGAAACTGGTTTATTGTACCCAATAGGTTTCATTTGGAATTTAGCTTTTACCAAAGTAGGTGTCCCATTTCATCTAATATTTTTAGCAATGTATGCTGCAATATCCAGTTCACTCTATTGTTCCCTGTTTAACATATGCGAATAGCTCTACATGATGAGGATAGGGAAAAATTCAAGTGTTACATCAATAGGAAACTTGGTCCTTATATTCTATGGAATTTCTAGCTATAGACTATACAAGCAGCTTCTAGCTCTTAGTTCTAGAGGAATGGAAAGAATAAGGTGTCCTATCAGAGATAAGGATAGGCGACGTCGATCCTTTCTCTACGGCGACAAACGGCGCGACGACGAGCTCTATGTTTGGCTGTGAGAAAACGGTGTGGAGCAGTCCTAGAAGGGAGGAGCACGAATGGGCGAGCGTGCAGTTTATGCGAGCGATAGGGGCGGGCGGTTTTCACGATCTACGTCGTGACTGTGGCGAGCGGGAGAAACGGTTCCTTGAAGGAGATGACGAGTGGGGTCCGCACGCGGGGTAACGACTGGACAAGGGTTGTGCGACCGACGGGTGGGCCCGCTGTGCAGGGTGACGACTGGGCAGGGGCGCCGGTCACCTGCGCGCGTCCGTGCGACCGATGTACCGGGCCAGCTGGCTGGGCGGGGTGGGAGAAAAAAAGAATTGCTtttcttttatatatatataagtaTAAATGTATATCTATACTTATTCTATTAAAAACCTAATGTGGCCACCTGGTGATACCACAGCTTCACCTTCCCAACGTCCAGCGCCCACAAAAAAATAGTGCAAAACAAGCACTCGAACCCACACCCCTCTGCTCCAGAAATTTGAGACTAACCACCAGACCACACATACCTTAGTatttagaaataaacaaaaaATATATTTGCAGCCTAGGCGCCGCTCCTCCGCCTCGTGGtgacgcacgggcacatacctagtttaTATATATGAACATATTTATTTATATTAGGTCATCCAAATTTAATATTTCCTTTTTTTAACGGAAACACCATGAAGACCTTTTTTAGCCAACAAAAATTGTGCATCGACATGAAATGCAACACACATATATTTTCAAAACAACACATGTATACCCCATATTAACTCCTTTtgtaaggaaaaagaaaagagaagaaaaagaaaaggtaacacctgaattttgagaGCAGAGAAAagaaaattttatacccccaaaattcaaggtgttacaattgggtgcttgacagtggatgtataaATCACATGACCAGGGAGAGAGACATGTTTCAATCCTTGTATCTAACCCAAGtatcacaagaaattgtgtttggggaTAGTGGCAAGAGAGACGTGATTGATATTGGTAACATCCCTATCTCAAATCATCAATCACTCTCTAAAGTCTTGTTAGTTGATTTTCTGAGCTACAAATTACTATCtgtttcacaaatatgtggaatgAGTTTTaattgtctgtttacaaatgtgTGTGGAGATCTTTAGAAGGGAGGATCTCTCTGTTGGTTTTACGAGTTGGTTGACTGGCAAGCTCTACATTGTTGATTTTAGAACAAGTAGAGTGTCACCTGATATCTGTCTAGTGGCAAAATCTGACAAGGGTTGGCTTtgacatcaccgactagcccatattgtcatgaggaacttggccaaacttcaaaaggatggaCACATTATAGGACTAATCAATGTTgtgtttgagaaagacaagatttatgGGGCATGTCAGACAGGAAAGCAACATGACGCTCCACATCCCTAAAGAATGTGGTCACCACCAAGAGGCTGTTGGAACTTCTTCACAAGGACCTTTTCGGACCGGTGGCCTACATAAGCATTGGTGGTAACAAATATGAATTAGTCAAACAACAACTAGCATGGTATTTTAAACAATGTTTACATGTGCTAGTATTGGAGGAGCTAGTAATAGAATTCACTTCAAAGGATGAAGTGATGGAGTTCTTGCATTTGTAGTTTTTGGTTTTGAACCTTCAAACTTGATATGTTTGATTCAAGTGCATCTTTAACATTTGCAAGACCAACTATGGGGGTTTTAGCGCAATCGAGTTCACTTTCCTTTTTCTCTATAACAACTTTGACTAGAGATAACTCTTTAATTAAAGTCTTCAACATCTCATCCTTATTAATGACtaactcttgaagctctaggtttctctccttgttccttcttgtttggGCAATCCGCAATGAAATGGTCGGTTTGACCACACTCATAACATGTCCTCTTCATTCCCTTCCTTTGGTACTTGTCATTCTTTGTACCAAACTTCTTAGAAGTCTTGATGCACATTGTTGTGTCTTCATTACTTGAACTTTCATCCTCCCTTGAGCTTTCAACAACCTTCTTACACTTGTGGTCCTTGCTCACTTGACCCTTACTTGAGTTTTGATCATTGACAACCAAGGCATGGGTATCCCTTGCCTTGGTTGGTGCCTCCTCCGCTTCATGTTGTTGGATCTTAGCAAACAATTGATGAGGAGTCATCTCCTCATAATCATTACGATATCTTATCATTTTTACTAGACTCTTGTCCTTCTCTTTGTAGGCTCTCTTGAATAGTCTAATGACCTTAgaatcactccaatcttcactaccaagaattcttatcttgttgaccaatACCATCAATCGATCAAAAAGTGATTGAAGTGACTCACCCTTGATCCAATCATACCTTGCCAACTCAATTTCCAACGCCTCGATTATATGCCTCTTTTCTTTAGGATCGCCTTAATGTTACATTTTGAGAATGTTCCAAATGTCTCTAGCATGCTCTCTACCTTGGACCTTTTGGTACTCTTTCGGACTTAAACTTCCTTTGATTATGCCTACGACTTGAGTActgcgatgaacctcttgcatcaattCTGGTGTCATCTCTTCTCTTTGGACGGGCTTGTTCACACCTATATTGACAATCTCCCAAAGTcttggatgcacaccgattagatgtgacttcatcttgtcggcccactcgtcataatTCAACTCATTAGGAGTTGGAAGCTTTCTGAGGGGCGCCGAAGGGAAGTTGGGTACAAAATTACGGGAATAATGAAATTGAACCCAGTGAAGttcgttacctttgcttttggtggatgactcttcggtgttgagacttaccttggctcatcaccttagacaccaaaagctCAACCAAGTCATCATTGTACCCAACTTGTCTTTCCCTTTGTCTTCTTCGGCTTTTCTTCTTGACTCTTCTTCTTCGGGTCTTcatatatgaagccattatatAGGCAAAACAGGTAAAAcatcctctttcttcatataTAATTGATATATTGTCTATATGAAGCCATTATATAGGCAAAACAGCCACTATATTGGTAAGTCGACGACTAGTCGACTGACTTATCGACTAGTCACCAAGTCGGTACCTTGTCGACTCGACTCGACTTACCGACTTGAAAACCTTGCCTGCACCACAGCTCTAAGGTTAGGCGTGTGGAAGTCGCGGTGGAGTCGATGTAGGGTACATTGGACTCCTTCGTGGCTGTCGTTGTGGACATCAGCCCAAGTCCTGGAGCATCGTGGAGGATGGTGGGACATATAGCTAGGTGCAGAATGTGACCAAGCCGTCCACCAATGCCTAGTGTGAATTACGGTTGTAGGCGATGATGTTGTCCTGTAGGGCCACCAGCATAGGATTGGTGGTGTTGGCCCAACGGAGTCGATTGACGAAGGAGAAGCACAGGGATCCTCAGCGCTGTTCGAAAAAAAAACCTTGCCAAACTTATTTTGTATAACCCCTCAATCATGATTTCCTAGAATTAATCTCAATTCCCCCAACTTAGCTAATCTAGCAACCTGATCCTCAGCAGCCGCTGCCCGCTGGCTTCCTACCTCGTCGCTGGTAAGGCTGTTCCCTCGTGGCAGGTTTATAGTTTTCTTACTTTGCACTTGTGATGCTTGCTGTACTTATAATACGCTAATAGAAAAGTCATGTTTCAAACAAATGATTTAATACTTGTTATGTGTTCATTGATCACAGGTGCGTGAGATGCCAAATGTATTAATTCTTCCTCGAAGTGCAGACTACAGTGAAGAAGTGTGGATGGAGATCAGAGAGAAAGCAATCGCAATATTGCAGTCCTTTCTCTATGATGGTGTTGTTCCAAACAATGTTATTtctgatgaagatgaagagataAGCGAAATGGGATGTGACGATGATCAACTTGATAAACAAGGAAAAGAACATCCTTTACAGATTTGTGATGGTGAACAGCAAACAGAAGAAAGCCAATTGACTGCAGAATATGACAAGAGAAGAGCCATTTCACAACCTGAAGAGCCTCAAGCTTCTGCACAATCTCAAAGCATTGGCTCCAGATCTGAAGGGAGGCGCAGCCGATCTggaaagaaagggaaaaagagaCCTGCTCGCCGTAGATCAcaacagaaaatggatgaattgtCAACTGTAGAAGGTGGAAGTAACTATTCTTCACGCAGAGACGATGATAACCAAGTGTTAAGTTCTAGTTCACGATTTGCATCGCCTGAGGACTCAAAAAATAAACAGAAGTCTTCTGTTGAGTCTCCAATGGAGATAATTTCTGAAAATAAGTTGCCTGTAGGGCTTGGTAGAAGGCCTCCTGAAAAGCTAAAAGAAGGTTTTGTTATTGCTCTAAAGACAAGAGACAATTCAGGTTTTTATGTTTCAAGAGAGAGGGTCACTGGCGGTGGATGGTATCTTGATGTGATACCAAATGCCACAAAGAGGGATCCTGCTGCTCAGTTTTTAGTCACTTTCAGAAACAAGGTGGTGTTATTGTTTGTTTCCTTTCTTTTTCTATCCTTTGCTGTTACTTGAACATCCCATTAATTTGGATATGTGCACATACATATACTGATAATATGTTATATGACCGTCAGGACACTATGGGATTGCGATCTTTTGTTGCTGGAGGCAAACTATTACAGGTATCGCCTTTTAAATTACTGTTATTAGAAAGTGAGCTCAATATTCCTATGTTTCCAGAGTTAGTGAAGTAGGGAGGATACTAGTTAAGCAGCTATGCTCTGTTTGTGTTTGGTAGTAACTGATGAATGTTATTGACATGCATTCACATCTGTATTGATCCTATGACTATTGGTACCTGTAGAATATTGTAAGTGCTTGATATATTGCATAGAGGAGTGGGGTACATATATATAGAGActtaaccctaatgggccggcagcccaacagtggtgccggcccacacagACACAGTCTAACATCCCCCTGCAGTCGCAATGggggcaccacacacgatgagactggagtagaggCCGAAGGTAGGAGTCGACGGGTTGAAATCCTCCCGCAATCGCAGAGTCGTGATGACGCGAATGTTGCGGCTGGAGTAGAGACCGGTGTGTGTTCCAAGAAGACGAGAGCCCCTGGATGCCGAGGTAGCCGAAATCGAGGTGATCGCGATCGGGAGACACGCAGCAGAAGCCTGTTCTTcgggaggggtcgacgttcgagcgtTAACGGTCGGCGAGGGCGGCACAACAAAAGAGCACCAGCAAGGCGACCTTGCTTCTTCGATCGTCCGGACGTCGAGGAGCCCCGCCAGGGAGGCCGACGGCAGTGCACGCGTCTGCACCGGTCATGGTGTCCGCGCCCGCGGCAGAATAGAAGGGGTAACGACGATCTGGCCGGGAAGGCCACGACAGCGACGGATCCAGCCGGGAAGGCACGATCCGGTCAAATGGACGGCGGAACGAGCCGGGAAGGTCGCAGCAACGGTGAATCCGACCGGGAAGGCCACGACAGCGACGGATCCTACGAAGGCGATGAAAGGGTGGGCGGCGGGGCAGGTCCAGCCGGGCAGGGGGCCGCGCCGGATCTGGCAGGACGGGTTGACGATGGCGACGGGAGGGGCGTGAAGAGGCGCTGTTGGGCGAAGATGCCGAGACGGCAGCACGCCCCCTAAGGTCCTTCCGCAACCGGTGTTGAGCGGCGGCGGATCGGGGCGGCCGATAGCACGGGGAGGCCACGTGTCCGCGGTCAAGAGGCCACAAGGGGTGGCTGCGACGCGGCCTGGAGGGGGCGCGCCAAGGGCGGCGCGGATCGTGGCCGCCGGCTGCACGGGGAGGCGACGCGGCCAAGGGATGGGGCGCCGGAGGACGCACACACGAACGCACAGGGAGGGGCGCTGTCCAAGCGCGCGAGCGTCGGGGCTCGTCCGTGAACTCCGGCGAGCGGCACCGGCGCGCTGGCAGCGGCTGCCCCGACACGCGAGTGGGAGGTGTGGATCCGATCAGGGTGGGGCGACCGCGTGGAGGGAGCGCGCAGGGGCGTTGGCGGCGGCACAGCCTGGAGGGGCGCGCTCCGCGCCGTGGCCGGGGAGGGGCGACCGCGTTGTGCAGGGGCCTACGCCGAGCTAGGAGAGGAGAGAGAGCAAGCTTGCGCTAGGGGAACTACCGTGCGCGGCGGCCGACGACCGGTGGAGGAGGTTGGGGGCAGGGCGGACGTCCGCGTCGGGAGCGGGGGTGGCCGGGGTCGTGCCCGCCAGAGGCCGGCGGAGGAGGAGCGGAGCCGGCAAGCAGAGGAGGGGCGGTGTTGGAGGCGAGCTGCAGAGGCGACCGGCGATGACCTCCATGGCCGGCGAGGGGAGGCTCGAGGTGCAGTTTGAGAGGGCCGGCGGCTAGGGTGTGGCCGCCCTCGGGAGGGAAGGATGAGCCTCCCGGGGGGCGGCGGCTGGTCCTAGGTGTGGAAGCAGCCGGCGGCTAGTGTGGGAGGTGGTAGGAGAAAGCCTAACCCTAATCCTTGGATACCATGTAGAATATTGTAAGTGCTTGATATATTGCATAGAGGAGTGGGGTACATACATATAGagacttaaccctaaccctaatgggccagcAGCTCAAtagtggtgccggcccacacacagTCTAACAATACCTTTATTCCATGTTCTCAGTTATCTAATTGACTGCAGGATTTGTTCAAAAGGTGTAGTGTTGCTATCTGCTAAACTGCTCTCCTTGTTTCATCCTTTTTGTTGTTTTTGATGATGTACATGTGCACTTTATCATACTTGATTTGTAGCTTCAAGCTTAAAAGGTTGAGAATCGTAGCTACCATGTTTGGTTTGTACTAAATTACTAATTACCCATGCATATAACCCCATATTCAGTGTATTAGGAATTGAAAAGATATCTCCAGAGTTCCCATATCTTATCTGCATTTAGTGTACACTACAGTCTACAAGGCGTCTTTGTTCAATTGGCAACCAAAATAAATGGGGGGTGATTCATGAGACAGACAAATCTAATGTGGAACATAAAGCAGATTAATTAGTCCATTACGGGCATGTAGCCATCTCATGTTTGTCTAAATAACCTTCCAAGACAGTTTGTCAAATGCCAAATAAAAGAGAATGGGAAGTAAATGTGTTCATCTTCTAAAGTGAAATATTTGATCGCCGTTGATGTTTCTAAATGTTGGACTGTCTTTTATTGCATTGTCAGGCTAATAATAAGATGGAGTTCGTCTTCGCAAGTCATTCTTTTGATGTTTGTGAGAGCTGGATGCTGGAAGGGTGCCTTTCAGAATACTGCAAACTTGTTAATCGCAAAAATGCTATGGTACGTTCATTCATCCTTGCCATTCTAAGCAGGATAAACTTAACATACACAAATATCCCCAGTAGTCAGACGAAACGAACTACTTGCACTGATTCCATGTGTTGTTTATACCTTTCCTGGTGGTTAATTTTTTCTGAAGGCTGTACTTGGGGTCTATATTGAGGTCCTTGGAGCTCCGAGTGAAGATGGTGTCGTTCGGTGGCTTGATTAATACATCAAGGCTATGCTATATTTAGAGAACATTTTAAGGCTATGTTGTTTCTATAGAACAATTTAGGCTTATGCTGCCAACTGCTATCCTCGGGTTAGGTCTTCTCTGAGTCTCTCTTGCCAAGTCTCAGTTTTGGCTGTTCTACTGCATCTGCATGGACATGGACTCGCAACGCAGTCTTTTTTAGTTTGTTTGTTTTTTTACTGTCTGTTTGTTGTAAGCTGTGTCTATTGTATTTTAATTATACAGTGTGACAAGCAATCGCTATTATAGTATTCTCTATTCAAAATTCAGTACTTGTGTATTACTCAGCTAATTTATATTTTCTTTTTACTGAAAGGTAGGATCGATACCCCCAACGAATATTACATGATCAGTAGCAAGGTGCGCAAGATTTTCAGTCTCATGTCCAGCCGGTCATTTCTTCTTCTGCTTTGCCTTCTGCTTCTCAATCTCTTCCTGCCACAGCACGGGCCAGTTGGCCCGGGCCTCGTCGATGCCGAGCAGCGACCCTTCCTTGTCGGGGTCCCAGCTAGCCGACAGCGTGCCGTAGGCGATACCCAGCGCCGACGTGCCGAAGGCGACGAGGATGGTCAGCAATGGCACCCACGATGGCACCACCACCCCCTGGCCGCGCTTGAGCGCGTCGTACACGTTGAGCAGCGCGACGCCCGACGCCATGGGAAGGCCCACCGTGAACGCGATCCGGCGCAGGATGCGGTCGAACACGGGCTGCGGaagctcgtcgtcgtcgtcaacctcgccgttgctgccgccgccgtcttgCTTCGCCAGGGACGCTTCTTCCATCCCCAGGAGCTGCTGCTGCCGTTCCTGCAcgtcctgctgccgccgccgctcctGTTGCTTCTCCTTCCGGGTGGTCTTCTTGGACGGCGTCTCGCCGGAGCTGAAGCTGCTGTCCGTGGCCGCCGAGCGGATGGCTGGGGCGCGCCGTCGTTTAGAGAGCGGTGAGAGGCGGCTGTGTGTGGAGTTGAGAGCCCATGGGCGGTGGGGTGGTTTTGCGGTCGGGGTAGCCGCTTGGTGGAGTAAGGCGGCCATGGCTATCCTCCGCGTGGCTTCACCGTCGGAAACGACGACGAGCTCTCACGCGCGGTATGGTGTTTTAGTGCGTGGTTTCGCCGATGATAAATGGCCTTATCGCCTTGAGCGAGCTGTGGCGCGTAGTACATGCGTTGGAGATAAGATAATGCCTTTTGGTTTCGCATGACACAGATCGGCCGGCCCCACAGGAAAATATCTCGTGCGGACCCACAGCAAATATCCCAGGTCAGGAAACGCAGACCCTGCTGCTAGTGAAAAGGGCGATGTGAGGATATGAGATGGGGCTCAAGTCCGGGCCGTGTATGGGGAGGAGGCCCAAGCTGGACAAATTTTAGTATCCAGGCCAGCTCAAAAAAGAACATGTTTTTCAGTTTAGGGCCCGTTCGTTTGCATAGGAATAAACCTAGATTCGTTCCAGCtcatcaaaatttatataaatgAGAGAAATAATTTGGCTAGGAATTATTCCGGATCTCCAATCAGTGGAAACCGAACAGGGCCTTATAGTGCTCGGATTCAGGTACTGCGCAGCACCATGTGATGGTTCTTCCTTCACAAAGTGGCAACTGGCAACGCATAGCGGGCTGATGGAGGAGGATTAGCTGGTGGCACTGTTGTTGATGATCAAGAATACCGTATGCCTGTTATTAACCAAAGGTGTCACATACGTACAATCTTACAAGGCAAGAGATCTCAACTTGTACCAAAAACATCTTGCTATTATTAACATCCCTCCCAGTGTCCTGTCCCTGTCCCAGACTGCTGCCCTGCCTCCCATCCATCACCTGCTGTGTTCGCGTTCGTAGCTATCCGACTCCCGAGGAGACAGATCCCGCGCGAGCTTGAATTCCTGCAGGCATTTTCAAAGCGGTCACTGTCAGAGCGAGAACACCGTGAAGCTCAACCTGACATTACACACACGGGGCATCGCCGTACGTCTCTGAGAATCTGGTCGTCTTCGAGCATATGGACCACGTGCGCCATCGTGGGTCTCTGGCTGCCGTCCGGGTCCACGCACCGGAGCGCGGCCAGGACCGCCCGCTTCAGCGCCTTGGACGGCGGCGGCTCCGGCAGCCTCGGGTCCAGCACCTCCTCCACCCTCCGGTCGGCGACCATGCGCTTCAGCCACTCCACCAGGTTCACCTGAGGAGAGAAGAGCAGCAGCGATCTAGAGCATGTTTGGACACATGCATGGAGCTAACGAGCAGTAGCACATGCTTTCAAACACCAATTAGTGGTAGCCCACCTCGTCGGCTGGTCTAGTGTAGTCCACTGGAGTCCTGCCGGTCATGACCTCCATCGCGAGCACTCCGAAGCTGTAGACGTCGCTCCTCTCGTTCAACATCCCGGTCTCGGCGTACTCCGGCGCCACGTACCTGCAACGCACGCGGGAGACGATGACGAACTCCCTTGAACTGAAACAACAGCCCTCTCTCCCTGCGAAAAAAAAACAGAGAAAAAGCGACACCGACCCGAACGTTCCCACGACACGGGTGGTGACGTAGGACCTCTCCGAGCAGAGGAGCTTGGCGAGCCCGAAGTCCGACACCTTGGCGCTCCACTGCCGGTCCAGGAGGATGTTGCTGGACTTGATGTCGCGGTGAACTATCTTGGGCTCCAGACCCTCGTGGAGGTAGGCCAGCCTGAAACCTCACAAACTGTACATGAGTGTCTCCGTCTGCGTAGAAATCCAGGTTTCGACAGCTGTGACAAACTGGTACTACAGAGGACACAGGAGCAGAGGGCAGGCAGACAGTGTTGCTTTCAGACGCAACTCGCCACTCCCCCTAATCATGCCCATTAAAACAGCAAGACCAGTACTGCCGTGCCGTGTCAACAAAGTGCTAACGTTTTCTGGCCATCATAATTTCAGTCCGGAGGACATTAGATGGATGGGCAGGGCAGGCAGGCTAGTAGTGAAGAAGTACGGATAAAAGCAAAAAGAAAGCGTTGTTTTACCCTCTGGCCGTTCCAAGGAGTATGCGCATCCTGATGTCCCAGGTCAGTGAGCTGGTTTCGCTGTCGTCGTGGTGCAGCCACTTGTCCAGATTACTCTTCTCCATGTACTCGTAAACAAGCATCCTGAAGTgacgatggggggggggggggggggggggggggggggggggacacaACAACTCTTTGGATCAACGTACTGCCGATGAGGTACATTCATGTCTCGTTTAGATAcaatggtaatggtaatggtaATTTGCACTGTACCTGCAAGCTCCCTCGCTGCAGTAGCCGAGCAAACTCACCAGGTTCTTGTGCCGGACGCGCCCGATTGTCTGAACCTCCATTCGAAAATCTTTCTCGGCCTGACCCCTGATCAAGTATACAGCAACTGATGATTTTTTTTTTGTTGTAAAATGATCGATTCATACGATCACTGGCGTGGCTAATTACGCGGTTCATCTGACACTGATCTGAAGAGTGGATAGAACTTGAATTTGTTTGTGTACACAGGAGGAAACGTGAAGCAATTTAATCCAAATCGAAACGTGCCAACCACCTCGATCTATTCTCGCGGGCATCAAGCACATATTTGGTGATAATAAACttttcttttttaaaaaaaatgaaaCGAGAGGTTTTTCAGCATCAGATCCAGCAAGCAAAAAAACTGAAAAATACGATCGCGACCAGACTAGAAAAGCTTTGCGTGTAGTTTCTGCTCACGCTTCGGAGTTCGGATCCAACCGAACAAATCCTGAAGCGGAGGGAAGAAGCCAACCTGTTGTTGTGGAGGTTTTTGATGGCGACGGCGGTGCCGTCGCGGAGCACGCCCCTGAACACGACGCCGTACCCGCCTTCGCCCACCATGTTGGCGGCGGCGAGCCCGCCCGTGGCCTCCTCCATCTCGCGGCGCGTGTACCGCCGGCCCCACCCGCGCCGCGCCGCCTCTGGAACCTCCGCATCGCTG
It contains:
- the LOC103637470 gene encoding C-terminal binding protein AN gives rise to the protein MLHGPAHSASPAMAAAAAGGGLQPLVVTLNCLEDPSLEQDALSGAAAVEHAPLSALSAGRVEAAAAVLLPSLAFLPRAAQRRLRPWQLLLCLGSPDRAADTAAAAELGLRLVHVDANRADEVADTVMALFLGLLRRTHLLSRHASSSSPTAGWLGSVQPLCRGMRRCRGLVLGIVGVNAAARCLATRSLAFRMSVLYFDPLYEVTGKVKRPSIVFPSAARRMDTLNDLLAASDLVSLHCALTNDTTHILNAERLQHIKPGAFIVNTGSCQLIDDCALKQLLIDGTIAGCALDGAEGPQWTEAWVREMPNVLILPRSADYSEEVWMEIREKAIAILQSFLYDGVVPNNVISDEDEEISEMGCDDDQLDKQGKEHPLQICDGEQQTEESQLTAEYDKRRAISQPEEPQASAQSQSIGSRSEGRRSRSGKKGKKRPARRRSQQKMDELSTVEGGSNYSSRRDDDNQVLSSSSRFASPEDSKNKQKSSVESPMEIISENKLPVGLGRRPPEKLKEGFVIALKTRDNSGFYVSRERVTGGGWYLDVIPNATKRDPAAQFLVTFRNKDTMGLRSFVAGGKLLQANNKMEFVFASHSFDVCESWMLEGCLSEYCKLVNRKNAMAVLGVYIEVLGAPSEDGVVRWLD
- the LOC100285356 gene encoding ABC-type Co2+ transport system, permease component encodes the protein MAALLHQAATPTAKPPHRPWALNSTHSRLSPLSKRRRAPAIRSAATDSSFSSGETPSKKTTRKEKQQERRRQQDVQERQQQLLGMEEASLAKQDGGGSNGEVDDDDELPQPVFDRILRRIAFTVGLPMASGVALLNVYDALKRGQGVVVPSWVPLLTILVAFGTSALGIAYGTLSASWDPDKEGSLLGIDEARANWPVLWQEEIEKQKAKQKKK
- the LOC100384693 gene encoding probable serine/threonine-protein kinase At1g01540 isoform X1, whose product is MTAPRALPVPPHTARRAQGRHPRSTPAPPPPPRHHLHPQQQGATASVLGVGVPRAWLSQRTPVLGLRAWVLVAAGAAAAALALFCLAVCLCRRCSRRRAPRLAPCPHRPGASKSLKHRVHAHHQAATMPPLPPPANKDAEEAAARWRPASFEQPPIQAIKAEQKAPLILAEHFANSTSGESTASDQGGSDAEVPEAARRGWGRRYTRREMEEATGGLAAANMVGEGGYGVVFRGVLRDGTAVAIKNLHNNRGQAEKDFRMEVQTIGRVRHKNLVSLLGYCSEGACRMLVYEYMEKSNLDKWLHHDDSETSSLTWDIRMRILLGTARGLAYLHEGLEPKIVHRDIKSSNILLDRQWSAKVSDFGLAKLLCSERSYVTTRVVGTFGYVAPEYAETGMLNERSDVYSFGVLAMEVMTGRTPVDYTRPADEVNLVEWLKRMVADRRVEEVLDPRLPEPPPSKALKRAVLAALRCVDPDGSQRPTMAHVVHMLEDDQILRDEFKLARDLSPRESDSYEREHSR
- the LOC100384693 gene encoding Probable serine/threonine-protein kinase At1g01540 — encoded protein: MTAPRALPVPPHTARRAQGRHPRSTPAPPPPPRHHLHPQQQGATASVLGVGVPRAWLSQRTPVLGLRAWVLVAAGAAAAALALFCLAVCLCRRCSRRRAPRLAPCPHRPGASKSLKHRVHAHHQAATMPPLPPPANKDAEEAAARWRPASFEQPPIQAIKAEQKAPLILAEHFANSTSGESTASDQGGSDAEVPEAARRGWGRRYTRREMEEATGGLAAANMVGEGGYGVVFRGVLRDGTAVAIKNLHNNRGQAEKDFRMEVQTIGRVRHKNLVSLLGYCSEGACRMLVYEYMEKSNLDKWLHHDDSETSSLTWDIRMRILLGTARGLAYLHEGLEPKIVHRDIKSSNILLDRQWSAKVSDFGLAKLLCSERSYVTTRVVGTFGSVSLFLCFFFAGREGCCFSSREFVIVSRVRCRYVAPEYAETGMLNERSDVYSFGVLAMEVMTGRTPVDYTRPADEVNLVEWLKRMVADRRVEEVLDPRLPEPPPSKALKRAVLAALRCVDPDGSQRPTMAHVVHMLEDDQILRDEFKLARDLSPRESDSYEREHSR